In Raphanus sativus cultivar WK10039 chromosome 5, ASM80110v3, whole genome shotgun sequence, the following proteins share a genomic window:
- the LOC108862959 gene encoding uncharacterized protein LOC108862959, whose product MSVKKQAPESKNNGSDKSSYYRCLSFSFTEQSPDGKKKQSSLSRMDSKKLKAGIVKWAKRVATYARQLSSRKRN is encoded by the coding sequence ATGTCTGTCAAGAAACAGGCTCCAGAGAGCAAGAACAATGGAAGCGACAAGTCAAGTTATTATCGATGCTTGTCATTCTCGTTCACAGAGCAATCACCGGATGGTAAGAAGAAACAATCGTCTTTGAGTCGTATGGATTCTAAGAAGCTCAAGGCAGGTATTGTGAAGTGGGCAAAGCGTGTCGCCACTTACGCTCGTCAACTTAGCTCAAGAAAACGAAACTAA
- the LOC108862958 gene encoding uncharacterized protein LOC108862958 translates to MLATTPAHALRLRYVFPTRSWLHKFRRSSSSAVPLARLSPSELSGGNNNNNNTLNAHEENNINISQKKTAPYYPKRGQTVELVCESLGFKGKGICKVDGTGYVVMCDRALPGERFLGRVTRRKGSYAEVTKIKTLTPHRDLVEAPCEYASYCGGCKAQNLSYEAQLRAKEEQVHELITHVGRFSDNSPVLKPIVPCDIQFNYRNKMEFSFGPQRWLPVEMLDQRGEDGPESFALGLHAPGFFDKVLNVDKCLLQSEPANMVLAAVQACWRDPQLSLSPYNARSHAGFLKHLMLRTGRNVETGSQELMVNFVTSSYKPELLKPLVDKVSSIPEVVSIMNNVNSSVGNTSVGEQEYTLYGKEAIAEVLRGLTFQISANSFFQTNTHQAEVLYKLIEECAGLKGDGSEVVLDLFCGTGTIGLTLARRAKHVYGYEVVPQAITDAHKNAQINGIENATFIQGDLNKIGEDFGSNFPKPDIVISDPNRPGMHMKLIKFLLNLKSPRIIYVSCNPATCARDLDYLCHGVEEKNIKGCYKLMSVQPVDMFPHTPHIECVCLLELS, encoded by the exons ATGTTAGCCACCACGCCTGCTCACGCCCTCAGGCTCAGGTACGTGTTCCCCACGCGCTCATGGCTTCACAAGTTCCGacgctcctcctcctccgccgttCCTCTCGCTCGCCTCTCTCCTTCTGAGCTCTCCGGcggtaacaacaacaacaacaacacactGAACGCTCACGAAGAGAACAACATCAACATCTCCCAGAAGAAAACGGCGCCGTATTACCCGAAACGAGGCCAGACGGTGGAGCTCGTCTGCGAGAGCTTGGGGTTCAAAGGCAAAGGAATCTGCAAGGTCGACGGCACCGGCTACGTCGTCATGTGCGACCGAGCTCTTCCCGGAGAGCGTTTCCTTGGCCGCGTCACTCGCCGCAAAGGCAGCTACGCCGAg GTGACAAAGATCAAGACTTTAACTCCACACCGTGACTTAGTTGAAGCTCCTTGTGAGTATGCTTCCTACTGTGGTGGTTGCAAAGCTCAGAACCTCTCCTACGAAGCTCAGCTTAGAGCTAAAGAGGAACAAGTTCATGAGCTCATCACTCATGTTGGAAGGTTCTCTGATAACAGTCCTGTCTTGAAGCCTATTGTTCCCTGTGATATCCAGTTCAATTACCGTAAcaag ATGGAGTTTTCGTTTGGTCCACAAAGATGGCTTCCGGTTGAAATGTTGGACCAGAGAGGAGAAGATGGTCCTGAGAGCTTTGCGTTGGGGCTACACGCTCCTGGGTTTTTTGACAAGGTTTTGAATGTTGACAAGTGCTTATTACAAAGCGAGCCTGCTAACATG GTTCTTGCTGCTGTTCAAGCTTGCTGGAGAGATCCTCAACTAAGTCTTTCGCCATATAATGCTCGTTCACATGCCGGGTTTCTTAAACATTTGATGCTGAGAACTGGAAG GAATGTGGAGACTGGTTCACAAGAACTCATGGTCAATTTTGTGACCTCCTCTTATAAGCCAGAGCTGTTGAAGCCCCTGGTTGATAAAGTCTCATCAATTCCTGAAGTG GTAAGCATCATGAACAATGTAAATTCCTCTGTTGGAAATACATCGGTTGGGGAACAAGAATATACACTTTACGGTAAAGAAGCAATCGCAGAGGTCTTGAGAGGCCTTACATTTCAAATCTCAGCCAACTCTTTCTTTCAGACTAACACTCATCAG GCCGAAGTTCTGTATAAGCTGATTGAGGAATGTGCTGGACTCAAAGGAGATGGCTCAGAAGTTGTGCTTGATCTTTTCTGTGGAACTGGTACCATTGGTCTTACACTTGCCAGGAG GGCTAAGCATGTGTATGGTTATGAAGTAGTTCCACAAGCAATAACAGATGCACACAAGAATGCTCAAATAAACGGCATAGAGAATGCAACATTCATCCAAGGGGATCTTAATAAAATAGGAGAGGATTTTGGGAGCAATTTCCCTAAGCCTGACATCGTTATTTCTG atcCCAATCGGCCTGGTATGCACATGAAGTTGATCAAGTTTCTGCTAAACCTTAAATCTCCACGGATCATTTATGTTTCATGTAATCCTGCAACCTGCGCTAGGGATCTCGATTACCTTTGTCATGGCGTG GAGGAGAAGAATATAAAGGGTTGCTACAAACTGATGAGTGTGCAGCCAGTGGATATGTTCCCTCACACTCCTCACATCGAATGTGTCTGCTTGCTTGAGCTTTCTTGA